One window of Deltaproteobacteria bacterium genomic DNA carries:
- a CDS encoding alpha/beta hydrolase: MPYAQAGDVKLHYESFGSGVPFVFVSGTGWPGAPWKLKQVAALADRYRVIVYDHRGVGKSDAPKGPYSTRQFAQDAIHLFDAIGVTEPAHIIGHSMGGRVCQWMAIDHPARVRSMIQAASGSGSMGLPDYPRGLTVNATESLITRGYKEHMWHHFQSKFFFPEAFVKAHTEVLTELFKVFWDNAPKIEPYLEHVIARNRHETGEHLHQITCPTLCIVGSEDKVDADTGSHVTTSEHLRDNIKGAEMKVIDGCGHGFFWHKPEETNRIIREWVDRH, encoded by the coding sequence ATGCCCTACGCACAAGCAGGCGATGTTAAGTTACACTATGAATCTTTCGGCAGCGGCGTGCCGTTCGTTTTCGTCTCGGGCACCGGCTGGCCGGGGGCGCCGTGGAAGCTGAAGCAGGTGGCGGCGCTGGCCGACCGCTACCGGGTGATCGTTTACGATCATCGCGGCGTCGGTAAGTCTGACGCGCCCAAGGGGCCGTACTCGACGCGCCAGTTCGCTCAAGACGCGATCCATTTATTCGACGCTATCGGCGTCACCGAACCGGCGCATATCATCGGCCACTCCATGGGCGGACGGGTGTGCCAGTGGATGGCGATCGATCATCCAGCGCGGGTGCGCAGCATGATTCAAGCGGCCTCTGGTTCGGGCTCCATGGGCCTGCCCGACTATCCGCGCGGCTTGACGGTCAACGCCACCGAGAGTTTGATCACGCGCGGTTACAAGGAACATATGTGGCACCATTTTCAGAGCAAGTTCTTTTTTCCCGAAGCCTTTGTCAAAGCCCATACCGAGGTGCTGACAGAGTTATTCAAAGTTTTCTGGGACAACGCGCCGAAGATTGAGCCGTACTTAGAGCATGTGATCGCGCGCAATCGACATGAGACCGGCGAGCATTTGCACCAGATTACTTGCCCGACGCTTTGTATCGTCGGCAGCGAAGATAAAGTCGATGCCGACACCGGCAGCCACGTGACGACGTCGGAGCATCTACGCGACAACATCAAAGGCGCCGAGATGAAAGTCATCGACGGCTGCGGCCACGGGTTTTTCTGGCACAAGCCCGAAGAAACCAACCGGATCATCCGCGAGTGGGTGGATCGGCATTGA
- a CDS encoding UbiD family decarboxylase, which produces MFDSSKIQPHLAFTDLREWMAEAEKLGELKTVRGASWQEEIGLATDVVVPPDDGPSVIFDDVPGCPKGFRVLINAFAGKRRAMTFGFPQGLTKQELSDAYFEHYQKTQHNIAPVFVDSGPVFENVIEKNEVDIEKFPTPVWHKDDGGRYIGTGCYSVTMDPDEKWINAGCYRAMIQDKKSVSLLMVPGKHGYMHRQKYFRKGEKMPIALVLGGDPLFFFMAGTEHPYGVCEYDIVGGMRGKPVECVRGEITGLPFPANSEIVLEGFLNNDNRKFEGPFGEWTGYYASDESAQPVLEIERIYHRNDPIILGVPPIGGGSDEMARYRAIMRSAMLKQQLRSAGVPDVTQVWPHEIGASRMLVALAIKQRYPGHARQVGLLASSCGASVYGLKMVIVVDDDIDVSNLDQLMWATLSRYDPATSVEILSRMRSTPADPRLTPEQRKIRDFTNSRMVIDATRPYEWRDKFPKVNAPSQEVTRKARELFGYLLK; this is translated from the coding sequence ATGTTCGACAGTTCAAAGATCCAACCCCATTTAGCTTTTACCGACCTGCGCGAGTGGATGGCGGAGGCGGAAAAACTTGGCGAATTGAAAACCGTGCGCGGCGCGTCGTGGCAGGAGGAAATAGGTCTTGCCACCGATGTGGTTGTGCCGCCCGATGACGGACCGTCGGTGATCTTCGACGATGTGCCGGGCTGTCCCAAGGGCTTTCGTGTTCTCATCAATGCCTTTGCCGGTAAGCGCCGCGCCATGACCTTCGGCTTTCCCCAGGGCTTGACCAAACAAGAACTGAGCGACGCCTACTTCGAGCATTATCAAAAGACGCAGCATAATATCGCGCCGGTGTTCGTCGACAGTGGACCGGTCTTCGAAAACGTCATTGAAAAAAATGAAGTAGACATCGAAAAATTTCCCACCCCGGTATGGCATAAGGACGACGGCGGCCGTTACATCGGCACCGGCTGTTATTCCGTGACCATGGACCCGGACGAAAAATGGATCAACGCCGGTTGCTACCGCGCCATGATTCAAGACAAGAAATCGGTCAGCCTGCTGATGGTGCCGGGCAAACATGGCTACATGCACCGGCAGAAATATTTTCGCAAAGGCGAAAAGATGCCGATCGCGCTGGTGCTCGGCGGCGATCCGTTGTTTTTCTTCATGGCGGGCACGGAGCATCCCTACGGCGTTTGTGAATATGACATCGTCGGCGGCATGCGTGGCAAACCGGTTGAGTGCGTGCGCGGCGAAATTACCGGTCTGCCGTTCCCGGCCAATTCCGAAATCGTCCTCGAAGGTTTTTTGAACAACGACAACCGCAAGTTCGAGGGGCCGTTCGGTGAGTGGACCGGTTACTACGCGTCGGATGAAAGCGCCCAGCCGGTTTTGGAAATCGAAAGGATCTATCATCGCAACGATCCGATCATTCTCGGTGTGCCGCCAATAGGCGGCGGCTCCGACGAGATGGCGCGCTACCGCGCGATCATGCGCTCGGCGATGCTCAAGCAGCAGCTGCGCAGCGCCGGCGTGCCGGACGTAACGCAAGTCTGGCCCCATGAGATCGGCGCCTCGCGCATGCTCGTCGCCCTGGCGATCAAGCAGCGCTATCCGGGCCACGCCCGACAGGTCGGCCTGCTGGCGTCGAGCTGTGGCGCGTCGGTGTACGGTTTGAAAATGGTGATCGTCGTCGACGACGATATCGATGTGTCCAATCTCGACCAGCTCATGTGGGCGACGCTGTCGCGCTACGATCCGGCGACTTCGGTGGAAATTTTGAGCCGCATGCGCAGCACGCCGGCCGATCCGCGCTTGACGCCGGAGCAGAGAAAGATTCGCGACTTTACCAACTCGCGCATGGTCATCGACGCCACCCGGCCCTATGAATGGCGCGACAAGTTTCCCAAGGTCAACGCGCCGAGCCAGGAAGTCACCCGCAAAGCGCGCGAGCTGTTCGGTTATTTACTGAAGTAA
- a CDS encoding OsmC family peroxiredoxin, whose translation MSDNQTINGFQCEELERVKTSLQTNPENGQFKLRAKNRWIDGAQSISLVSSFKGMGREFSARNAPFIQTTDTPEILAGKDLGPTPMEELLVALAASVTTTLAYRASVANLQVQEIECDVEGDVEFQDVMNSSEPANSSFKQIRVTVHVKSDASKEQLTALCAASPVLAALTRPVAVSIAVKKTDDGSATVGAGL comes from the coding sequence ATGAGCGACAACCAAACTATCAACGGCTTTCAGTGCGAAGAACTAGAGCGAGTCAAAACTAGTTTGCAGACGAACCCCGAGAACGGACAATTCAAACTGCGCGCGAAAAATCGCTGGATCGATGGCGCCCAAAGCATCAGCCTAGTGAGCAGCTTCAAAGGCATGGGCCGCGAGTTCAGCGCGCGCAATGCGCCGTTTATCCAAACCACCGACACACCGGAAATTCTCGCCGGCAAAGATCTCGGGCCAACTCCGATGGAGGAACTGCTGGTCGCTCTCGCCGCCTCGGTAACCACGACTCTGGCGTATCGTGCCAGCGTTGCCAATTTGCAAGTGCAAGAAATCGAATGCGACGTAGAAGGAGATGTCGAGTTTCAGGATGTTATGAATAGCTCTGAACCGGCAAACTCGAGCTTCAAGCAAATCCGTGTCACCGTCCACGTCAAGTCCGACGCCAGTAAGGAACAATTGACCGCGCTCTGCGCTGCATCGCCGGTCTTAGCGGCACTCACCAGGCCGGTAGCAGTATCGATTGCGGTGAAGAAAACTGACGACGGAAGCGCAACCGTAGGGGCTGGCCTCTAA
- a CDS encoding aldo/keto reductase produces the protein MQYRYLGKNRLKVSAIGYGCPPFQGKLSEGDEQQAIAVLQRAIDIGMNFIDTADHNNGNNEEILAKVLKNRRGEVVLTSKFGNLRGQPWAAGREVEGRPEYVAWACENSLKRLQTDYIDLYYLHRVDPKVAIEDTVGAMKRLVEQGKVRHLGLSEAGPETLRRANAVYPIAAVQSEYSLWTRDYEANTIPLCRELGVGYVAYYALGRGFLSGKWNDFTDLGEKEAKRRGPRFHTENFARNVELLKRLERIAKARNCSVAQLALAWILHQGNFFVPIPGTDKIANLEANAAAAENSLSNDELAAIDNIFPIGAAAGGRHDYDRSKELNI, from the coding sequence ATGCAGTATCGATATCTCGGTAAGAATCGTTTGAAAGTATCCGCCATCGGATACGGCTGTCCACCGTTTCAGGGCAAGTTGAGCGAAGGTGACGAGCAGCAAGCGATCGCCGTTCTGCAACGCGCCATCGACATCGGCATGAATTTCATCGACACCGCCGATCACAACAACGGCAACAACGAAGAGATTCTCGCCAAGGTTTTGAAAAATAGGCGCGGCGAAGTCGTGCTGACGTCGAAATTCGGCAATCTGCGCGGACAACCGTGGGCGGCGGGACGAGAAGTCGAAGGCCGGCCAGAGTATGTTGCTTGGGCTTGCGAGAATTCGCTCAAGCGTCTGCAAACCGACTACATCGATCTTTACTATTTGCATCGGGTCGATCCCAAAGTGGCCATCGAAGACACCGTCGGCGCGATGAAGCGATTGGTTGAGCAAGGCAAGGTGCGCCATCTCGGTTTGAGTGAAGCCGGGCCCGAGACGCTGCGGCGCGCCAACGCGGTGTATCCGATCGCCGCGGTGCAAAGCGAATATTCTCTTTGGACCCGCGACTACGAAGCGAACACGATTCCGCTCTGCCGCGAGCTCGGCGTCGGTTATGTCGCTTACTATGCGCTAGGACGCGGATTCCTGAGCGGGAAATGGAACGACTTTACCGATCTCGGCGAGAAGGAAGCGAAGCGGCGCGGGCCGCGTTTTCACACCGAGAATTTTGCCCGCAATGTCGAGCTGCTCAAGCGCTTGGAGCGAATTGCCAAAGCAAGAAATTGTTCCGTGGCGCAGTTGGCGCTGGCGTGGATTCTCCATCAAGGCAATTTCTTCGTGCCGATTCCCGGCACCGACAAGATCGCCAATCTGGAAGCCAACGCGGCGGCGGCCGAGAATTCTCTGAGCAATGATGAGCTCGCCGCCATTGATAACATTTTCCCAATCGGCGCAGCGGCTGGCGGCCGTCATGATTATGATCGGTCGAAGGAGTTGAATATCTAA
- a CDS encoding NAD(P)-dependent oxidoreductase produces MRVLITGAGLIGCYTAKELIARGDEVTFFDLQPNLEYLLKVLGRELPIVRGDIRELPALIEAMQSTRAEVVIHTAGLQGNRTPYFGFQVNLIGTLNVAEAVRLTGVRRLIHASSQGVYDLSDPPVPIHEEARRDGGARVYQGGKAACEEVLTAYAAVYKFELALPRFASVYGYGPYTGGGNVGMDMYAMLQAALAGKPAPMGPGIADANDFVYAKDIAQGLRLITHATNLPHQAYNLGTGAVATIADIQLGLRKVLGDVRFTREQSSRPRPALDISRARAELGYEPKFDVEAGMRDFIIEMERQ; encoded by the coding sequence ATGCGAGTTTTAATTACCGGCGCGGGATTGATCGGTTGCTACACGGCGAAAGAGTTGATCGCACGCGGCGATGAGGTGACGTTTTTCGACTTGCAGCCCAATTTAGAATATTTGCTCAAAGTTCTTGGGCGCGAATTGCCGATCGTTCGCGGCGATATTCGCGAGCTACCGGCGTTGATCGAGGCGATGCAGAGCACGCGCGCCGAAGTTGTCATTCACACCGCTGGGCTGCAAGGCAACCGGACGCCGTACTTCGGTTTTCAAGTAAACTTGATAGGTACGTTGAACGTCGCCGAGGCGGTGCGGCTGACCGGCGTGCGCCGGTTGATTCACGCCAGCAGCCAGGGCGTCTACGATCTTAGCGATCCACCGGTGCCGATTCACGAAGAGGCGCGGCGCGACGGCGGTGCGCGTGTCTATCAAGGCGGCAAGGCGGCGTGCGAGGAAGTGCTGACCGCTTACGCCGCGGTGTATAAATTCGAGCTCGCCCTGCCGCGCTTCGCGTCAGTCTATGGCTACGGACCGTACACTGGCGGCGGCAATGTCGGCATGGACATGTACGCCATGCTGCAAGCGGCGCTCGCCGGCAAACCGGCGCCGATGGGGCCGGGCATCGCCGATGCCAACGATTTTGTTTACGCCAAAGATATCGCCCAGGGTCTGAGGCTGATTACGCACGCAACGAATTTGCCGCACCAAGCGTATAACCTCGGCACCGGCGCGGTGGCGACCATCGCCGACATTCAATTAGGTTTGCGGAAGGTGCTTGGCGACGTGCGCTTTACGCGCGAACAGTCGTCACGACCGCGGCCGGCGCTGGATATTTCGCGGGCGAGGGCTGAATTGGGTTATGAGCCGAAGTTCGATGTCGAGGCGGGAATGCGCGATTTTATTATAGAGATGGAGCGCCAATAA